In the genome of Drosophila pseudoobscura strain MV-25-SWS-2005 chromosome 3, UCI_Dpse_MV25, whole genome shotgun sequence, one region contains:
- the spab gene encoding ITG-like peptide produces MAKMRNIPLRAALLLLLGMAMHLHPSVASSAFASGTAWQRTPFGRDSTRNLMRRSPPSLLGAGDGSTAYDGGPMGGYKEYKHIYGPYPNEQEPREAHPQQLRQQTEVYGIVEPLIEDTPCADRPCLVSEDCCPTGVCVNTNGEGKCVYVFGHQRDICQRHGDCAAGSVCMLVAEEGVWRCEIESESSAAPSLLEEMFGVKRKQPLGSDCNSSSDCQMVNGMCCQQQRLNHRASIKRICGYFRDAFDCVDMVGAEHPQHRRY; encoded by the exons atggccaaaatgaGAAACATTCCGCTGAGGGCAgcccttctgctgctcctcggcATGGCCATGCATCTACACCCCTCGGTCGCCTCGTCCGCGTTCGCTTCCGGCACGGCCTGGCAGCGCACCCCCTTCGGTCGCGATTCGACTCGCAATTTGATGCGGCGcagccccccctccctgcTGGGGGCAGGAGATGGGAGTACCGCCTACGATGGAGGCCCCATGGGAGGTTACAAGGAATACAAGCACATCTATGGCCCCTATCCCAACGAGCAGGAGCCGCGGGAGGCGCATCCCCAACAG CTGCGCCAGCAGACCGAGGTCTATGGGATTGTGGAGCCGCTGATTGAGGACACACCCTGCGCCGACCGCCCCTGCCTGGTCAGCGAGGACTGCTGCCCCACCGGGGTCTGCGTCAACACCAATGGCG AGGGCAAATGTGTCTATGTGTTTGGCCACCAGCGCGACATATGCCAGCGCCACGGGGACTGTGCCGCGGGCAGCGTCTGCATGCTGGTCGCCGAAGAGGGCGTCTGGCGGTGCGAAATCGAGTCGGAGTCCAGCGCTGCTCCGTCGCTTCTGGAGGAGATGTTCGGGGTGAAGCGGAAGCAGCCGCTAGGCAGTGATTGCAATAGCAGCAGCGATTGCCAGATGGTCAA CGGGATgtgctgccagcagcagcgactgaaTCATCGGGCCAGCATCAAGCGGATCTGCGGCTACTTCCGCGACGCCTTCGACTGTGTGGATATGGTTGGAGCAGAG CACCCGCAGCATCGTCGCTATTAA
- the babo gene encoding TGF-beta receptor type-1 isoform X4: protein MRTTRSSSVSDFMPERTLNSWELVGIIVGATLIICVTGTTFWYYCQRRKRLASGRPFAKEDSVYDPILNGNTTIHDIIEMTTSGSGSAGLPLLVQRSIARQVQLCHVIGKGRFGEVWRGRWRGENVAVKIFSSREECSWFREAEIYQTVMLRHENILGFIAADNKDNGTWTQLWLVTDYHENGSLFDYLTTHTVDTNTMLNMSLSIATGLAHLHMDIVGTRGKPAIAHRDLKSKNILVKSNLSCAIGDLGLAVRHVEKDDSVDIPSTHRVGTKRYMAPEVLDESMNAQHFDSYKRADVYAFGLILWEIARRCNMGMIYDEYQLPYYDAVQPDPSIEEMKKVVCIEKSRPNIPNRWHASDVLHNMAKVMKECWYPNPVARLTALRIKKTLASISVEDKVKN, encoded by the exons ATTTTATGCCGGAACGCACTCTCAACAGCTGGGAACTGGTCGGGATTATTGTGGGTGCGACCCTCATCATTTGTGTGACGGGAACGACCTTCTGGTACTACTGCCAGCGACGGAAGCGCTTGGCCAGCGGCAGACCCTTCGCCAAGGAGGACTCCGTCTACGATCCCATACTGAATGGCAACACCACCATACACGACATCATTGAGATGACCACATCTGGTTCCGGTTCGG CTGGCCTGCCGCTTTTGGTACAACGCTCCATCGCACGCCAGGTGCAGCTGTGTCACGTGATTGGCAAGGGACGCTTCGGAGAGGTCTGGCGTGGACGTTGGCGCGGTGAGAATGTGGCCGTAAAGATCTTTTCCAGTCGCGAGGAGTGCTCTTGGTTCCGCGAGGCCGAAATCTATCAGACGGTAATGCTCCGACACGAGAACATTCTGGGCTTCATTGCAGCGGACAACAAGG ACAACGGCACTTGGACCCAGCTGTGGCTAGTCACGGACTACCATGAGAACGGATCGCTATTCGACTATCTGACTACGCACACGGTGGACACCAACACAATGCTGAACATGTCGCTGAGTATCGCCACTGGCTTGGCGCATCTGCACATGGACATTGTGGGCACCCGCGGCAAGCCCGCAATCGCCCATCGCGATCTCAAGTCCAAGAACATACTGGTCAAATCGAATCTAAGCTGCGCCATCGGTGACCTGGGACTTGCGGTGCGCCATGTGGAGAAGGACGATTCGGTGGATATACCTTCTACACATCGGGTTGGAACGAAGCGCTACATGGCCCCGGAGGTGCTGGACGAAAGCATGAATGCCCAGCACTTTGACTCGTACAAGCGGGCGGACGTGTATGCCTTTGGCCTGATCCTCTGGGAGATTGCACGGCGCTGCAACATGGGTATGATCTACGATGAGTACCAGTTGCCGTACTATGATGCCGTGCAGCCGGATCCCAGCATTGAGGAGATGAAGAAG GTCGTTTGCATTGAGAAGAGTCGCCCCAATATACCGAATCGTTGGCACGCCTCCGATGTGCTCCACAACATGGCCAAGGTCATGAAGGAGTGCTGGTATCCGAATCCTGTGGCGCGTCTCACTGCGCTGCGAATCAAGAAGACCCTCGCCAGCATCAGTGTGGAGGACAAGGTCAAGAACTGA
- the babo gene encoding TGF-beta receptor type-1 isoform X5, whose amino-acid sequence MPERTLNSWELVGIIVGATLIICVTGTTFWYYCQRRKRLASGRPFAKEDSVYDPILNGNTTIHDIIEMTTSGSGSAGLPLLVQRSIARQVQLCHVIGKGRFGEVWRGRWRGENVAVKIFSSREECSWFREAEIYQTVMLRHENILGFIAADNKDNGTWTQLWLVTDYHENGSLFDYLTTHTVDTNTMLNMSLSIATGLAHLHMDIVGTRGKPAIAHRDLKSKNILVKSNLSCAIGDLGLAVRHVEKDDSVDIPSTHRVGTKRYMAPEVLDESMNAQHFDSYKRADVYAFGLILWEIARRCNMGMIYDEYQLPYYDAVQPDPSIEEMKKVVCIEKSRPNIPNRWHASDVLHNMAKVMKECWYPNPVARLTALRIKKTLASISVEDKVKN is encoded by the exons ATGCCGGAACGCACTCTCAACAGCTGGGAACTGGTCGGGATTATTGTGGGTGCGACCCTCATCATTTGTGTGACGGGAACGACCTTCTGGTACTACTGCCAGCGACGGAAGCGCTTGGCCAGCGGCAGACCCTTCGCCAAGGAGGACTCCGTCTACGATCCCATACTGAATGGCAACACCACCATACACGACATCATTGAGATGACCACATCTGGTTCCGGTTCGG CTGGCCTGCCGCTTTTGGTACAACGCTCCATCGCACGCCAGGTGCAGCTGTGTCACGTGATTGGCAAGGGACGCTTCGGAGAGGTCTGGCGTGGACGTTGGCGCGGTGAGAATGTGGCCGTAAAGATCTTTTCCAGTCGCGAGGAGTGCTCTTGGTTCCGCGAGGCCGAAATCTATCAGACGGTAATGCTCCGACACGAGAACATTCTGGGCTTCATTGCAGCGGACAACAAGG ACAACGGCACTTGGACCCAGCTGTGGCTAGTCACGGACTACCATGAGAACGGATCGCTATTCGACTATCTGACTACGCACACGGTGGACACCAACACAATGCTGAACATGTCGCTGAGTATCGCCACTGGCTTGGCGCATCTGCACATGGACATTGTGGGCACCCGCGGCAAGCCCGCAATCGCCCATCGCGATCTCAAGTCCAAGAACATACTGGTCAAATCGAATCTAAGCTGCGCCATCGGTGACCTGGGACTTGCGGTGCGCCATGTGGAGAAGGACGATTCGGTGGATATACCTTCTACACATCGGGTTGGAACGAAGCGCTACATGGCCCCGGAGGTGCTGGACGAAAGCATGAATGCCCAGCACTTTGACTCGTACAAGCGGGCGGACGTGTATGCCTTTGGCCTGATCCTCTGGGAGATTGCACGGCGCTGCAACATGGGTATGATCTACGATGAGTACCAGTTGCCGTACTATGATGCCGTGCAGCCGGATCCCAGCATTGAGGAGATGAAGAAG GTCGTTTGCATTGAGAAGAGTCGCCCCAATATACCGAATCGTTGGCACGCCTCCGATGTGCTCCACAACATGGCCAAGGTCATGAAGGAGTGCTGGTATCCGAATCCTGTGGCGCGTCTCACTGCGCTGCGAATCAAGAAGACCCTCGCCAGCATCAGTGTGGAGGACAAGGTCAAGAACTGA